In Streptomyces sp. 71268, the DNA window CGTCGACGAACGGGGCGGCGCCGGCCGCGCGCTGACCGCGCCCCCTGAGCAGTGGCCCACCGGGCCGGCGCCACGCGCCGGCGGGTGCGCACCCCGACGTGGGCCACTGGTCGGGCCGGCGACCGCGCGGGCCCACCCAGCACCCGGCCAGCCAGCCACACGGTCAGCGTTCCGCGCGCTCCTTGAGCCGGCTGAGGGTGCGGGCGATGTTGTGGTCGTTGACCGCGGTCCGTTCGCGTACGCCGGTGGCCAGCGCGGTGAGCCCCCTGAACCACCGCGGGCGCCGGTCCCAGGTGCTCTCCACCACGAGGCAACCGCCGTCCGCCACGGCCCGGATGTCGTACCGCCACACCGACACCGGCAACGGCCCGCTGCGCACCTCGAACGCGAAACATCGGCCCGGGTCGGCGGCGGTGACGCGGGCGGTGGTGCACCAGCGGCGCGCGCCGCGCCGGTTGCTCCCCCTGAACCGCGCCCCGACCACCGCGGCCCCCGGTCGCCCGACCCAGCGGTGCGCGCTCACCTCCTCGCCGAGTTCGGCGAGCACCCGCAGGTCGGTGACCAGCGCGTAGACCCGCTCGGTCGGGGCCGCGACCGCGATCTGGCCCGTCGCGTCGGGCTGCCCGAGCCCCGTCGGCCCCGTCGGCCCCGTGTGCGCGTCGGACGGTGACATGGCTGTCATCCCCTGCGTCTCCCCTCGCGTCGGCTCGTGCGGTGGCCGCCTGGCCCCGCCGGATCATGCCACCGATCACTGGCATGACACAGAGGGCACCGAGCCCCCTCGGCCACACCGGTGGCCTCCACCGATAGCCAAAGGGGCATCGATACGCGCGCAAGACCTATCAAGATTCACTTCCCCCGCCGCGCGGTGACCCGGCACAGTTGCTGGCACGGCGCGGAAGCGTCGCGTTCGCCGCTAACTCCGGTGTTCTCAGGGCTACTTGCGACCACCGGCCATGGCGGACGAACCGCCGCCCGGCGCGCCACCGGTGCTCCGGCGCCCCGTCCTGCCGACGGGCGCCGCCGGGGCCGGGTCGGCGGCCCGCCTCGTCGGGGGGTGGGCCGCCTCGGGCATCCGGTCCCCGCGGTCGCTGGCCCGCCGCGGGGGCCGACCTCGGACGCGGCCCGTACGGTGTGGCGTGCCCGTACGGCGTGGCGTGCCCGTACGGTGTGCCCAGGCGGGCACCGGGCGGGCGCGCGCGAATCGGCCATCAGCCACGGCGCACACCAGTCGCAAAATGGTCCTGACGTGGTCAAAAAAGCGGATGCCTGTGCGACCCTTCGCGGCTACCGTCCGGAATATGGAACAAAGCTCCGCCCTACGCTTCGGTGAGGTGCCCGAAACCCGCCTCGACGAGGCGCTGGCCCTCTCTTATCTCGCCTTCCTCGAAACCCCCGAGAACGACGAGCGCAAGCACCACTACGAGACCCTGCGCGAGTGCGCGCGCGTGGGCGCGTACGACGGCGACCGGCTGGTCGGCCTCATGGCCACCTACGACTTCACGCTCTCACTGCCCGGCGGCGAGCTGCCGGCCCCCGGGCTGACCTTCGTCTCCGTGGCCCCCACCCACCGGCGGCGGGGCGTGCTGTCGGGGATGATGGCCGAGCTGTACCGCGGGTTCGGCGCCGCGGGCACGCCGCTGGCCTGCCTGTGGGCGTCCGAGGACGCGATCTACGGCCGTTACGGCTTCGGGACCGGCACCCGCGGGCTGACCGTCGAGATCAACTCGTCCCGGCCGCTGGCGCTGCGCATCGCGCCGGACGAGCGCCCCCTGCGCCTGGTCGACCCGGCTGACGCGCCCGCGCTGCTCGGCCCGTACTACGAGCGCACCCGCGCTGTGCGCGCCGGCCGGATGGCCCGTACGGAGCGCTGGTGGCGCGAGGAGTGGATGGTCGACAAGGACCCCGATGACGACGACATGAGCCCGCCGCGGATCGTCGCGCTGGGCGAGCCGCTGGCCGGGTACGTGATCTACCGCACCAAGTCCGACGGCCACGGCCCGGGCAGCGTGCACATCGGCGAGCTGGAGGCCGACACCCCGGCGGTCGCCGCGGCCCTGTGGCGCTACCTCGCCGGCATCGACCTCTCCCACAAGGTGACCGCGTGGGCCCGCCCGCTCGACGACCCGCTGCTGCACTTCTGCGCCGACCGCGACCAGGTGCGCGTCACCGGCGAGGAGACCGGCCTGCGGGTGCGCCTGGTGGACGTGGGCGCCGCGCTGCGCGCCCGCTCCTGGGCCGCCGACGTGGACGTCGTACTCGACGTGCGGGACGCGTACGTCCCGGCCAACGCGGGCCGACACCGGCTGTCGGTGCGGCAGGGCACCGCCACCTACGAGCCGACCGACGCGCCGGCCGACCTCGGTCTGGACGTGCGCGAACTCGGCTCCGGCTACCTCGGCACCATCCCGCTGCGCGAGTTGGCGCACGCGGGCCTGGTCACCGAGCACACGCCGGGCGCGGCGGCCGCCCTCGACGTCGCGCTGCGCACCGACCTCGCGCCGTACACGGTGGACGATTTCTGATCAGTCCCACCGACTCCTGACGTCGCCCGCACCGTGCCCGTGCCGTCGTACGCTGTCGTGAGGTGCGCCAAACACCAAGGTCAGCAGGGGGTTAGCCCCCCGGGGTTCCCCTAGGGGATGTCACAGCTCGGCCGCAATGGCCCCGGTATTCTCCGCTGCCCTGTCACCGAGGTCCGCGGGACCAGGTACGTTCGAATCGTGGCTGGATTCAGGATCGGACGCGGACGCGACTCCCGCTCGGGACAGCAGGGACAACAGGGACAGCAGGGGCCGTACCCCGGCCCCTCCGGGCGCCCCAACCCCGGGGGGCACCCGGGGCACGGCGGGCACCCCGGACAGCCCGGCCCGCGGCAGGCGCCCCCGCCGTACGGACAACAGGGCGGCCCGCCGCCGTACGGGCAGCACGCCGCCCCGCCGCCGTACGGCCAGGCCGGCGGCGGCCAGGGCTACCCGCCCGGCCCGCCGCAGGGGCCGGGCCCCGGGGCGTACGGACCGAGCGCGGGCCGCGTCCAGTGGCCGCACCCGGCGCAGGGCCGGCCGGATGAGCCGGAGTACTTCGGCGACGGCGGCCACGACCCGTACTACGCGCCGGGCGGCGGCCAGGGCGGCTACCCCGGGCCCGGCGGCGGGGGCGGCCAGCCGGCGTACGACCCGAACGACAACCCGGGCCACACCCAGCAGTTCAGCCTCGCCGACGATCCGGCGTACGGGCCGCAGGGCGGTTACGGCGACGACGGGTACGACGACGGCACCGTGAGCGCCTACCGCGCCGGCCAGCCCGCGCCCCCACCCGCCGGCCCACGGCTGCACTGGAAGGACCTGCTGCGCGGCATCGTGCTGCGCCC includes these proteins:
- a CDS encoding SRPBCC family protein, giving the protein MTAMSPSDAHTGPTGPTGLGQPDATGQIAVAAPTERVYALVTDLRVLAELGEEVSAHRWVGRPGAAVVGARFRGSNRRGARRWCTTARVTAADPGRCFAFEVRSGPLPVSVWRYDIRAVADGGCLVVESTWDRRPRWFRGLTALATGVRERTAVNDHNIARTLSRLKERAER
- a CDS encoding GNAT family N-acetyltransferase gives rise to the protein MEQSSALRFGEVPETRLDEALALSYLAFLETPENDERKHHYETLRECARVGAYDGDRLVGLMATYDFTLSLPGGELPAPGLTFVSVAPTHRRRGVLSGMMAELYRGFGAAGTPLACLWASEDAIYGRYGFGTGTRGLTVEINSSRPLALRIAPDERPLRLVDPADAPALLGPYYERTRAVRAGRMARTERWWREEWMVDKDPDDDDMSPPRIVALGEPLAGYVIYRTKSDGHGPGSVHIGELEADTPAVAAALWRYLAGIDLSHKVTAWARPLDDPLLHFCADRDQVRVTGEETGLRVRLVDVGAALRARSWAADVDVVLDVRDAYVPANAGRHRLSVRQGTATYEPTDAPADLGLDVRELGSGYLGTIPLRELAHAGLVTEHTPGAAAALDVALRTDLAPYTVDDF
- a CDS encoding Yip1 family protein, with product MAGFRIGRGRDSRSGQQGQQGQQGPYPGPSGRPNPGGHPGHGGHPGQPGPRQAPPPYGQQGGPPPYGQHAAPPPYGQAGGGQGYPPGPPQGPGPGAYGPSAGRVQWPHPAQGRPDEPEYFGDGGHDPYYAPGGGQGGYPGPGGGGGQPAYDPNDNPGHTQQFSLADDPAYGPQGGYGDDGYDDGTVSAYRAGQPAPPPAGPRLHWKDLLRGIVLRPGPTFWQMRDYPMWPTALTVTFVYGLLAVFGFDQAREEVLNASLSNSIPWMLSTAVAVVLSGLILGAVTHTLARQLGGDGAWAPTIGLSMLITSITDAPRLLFAMFLGGDSTLVQLLGWATWLAAGALFTSMVSKSHDLPWPKALGASAIQLVALLSIIKLGTL